The Treponema primitia ZAS-1 genomic interval GCTGGTAGCGGACATTTTGCCGCTGAGACTCGCCCCCGGACAGGATGTACACCGGAATAGGTTCCGCCGCAGCCTGGGGCAGGGCCAAAATACGGGGGCTTTTATCTGCAGACCATGAGTCTGATGGCAGGGGTAGATAAAAACGGAAGAGCCCCAGGATGTCGCCGATAAAAAACCGGTCTGCTTCCCCATAATAGGCGCCGCGCTCAGGAACCGGGAAGGAGTAAGAGGCCTCTTCTTTTCCATCGGGGTCGAAAAGATGCCGGATCTCCCGGCCATCCCGGGTTGTAAGTCGGATCTCATAGCGGATAAGTATCCCCGGGAGGCGGAAAAAACGGCCCTTCCCCGCCTTATCACGGTTTAAAATGACCTCGGCGTTTTTCCCGGCGGGGATATTCCGATTCAGGAACCGGGACGAGAGGAGCCGGGCCCGCTTGGAATGTATCCCCCCCAGGATAAGGGCGGCGATGACGGAGAATGCCAGTACTACCAGGAAAACTCCGCCCACCAAGGTCAGGGCAAGCTCCTTCCGCAGGGCTCCTGCCCCAAGAGCCAGGATAGTCAGGATGAATAGGAATATTCCCAGATCAGACGGTCTTGATCCTGTCGATTCGTGCAAGGCAGATCTCCCGTATAAGCTTTTCACCCTGAGAACGGGGATCCCGCAGTTTAAGCCTGTGGGCCAGGGTCGGCGCCGCCAGGACAGTCAGATCTTCATCAATCACATAATCCCTGCCCCGGACCAGGGCCAGGGCCTTGACCGCCCCCAGGAGCTGGATAGCCGCCCGGGGGGAGGCGCCTAAAAGAAAACTCCGATGGGTGCGGGTATCCCGGACTATGTCGGCAATGGCTTCCTTCAGGGAAGGATGGCAGAATATTGCCGCCGCCGCGGCCTGGGCTGCCAGGAAATCTTCTATAGTGAGCACCGGTTCCAGCTCATTCAGAGTGGTTTCCGAAGGGTTTTCTTCCAGGATGGATAATTCCGCTTCCCGGTCCGGGTAACCTAGGGAAAGACGCATCATGAACCGATCCAGCTGGGCCGCTGGCAGGGGAAAAGTTCCTTCGCTTTCTATGGGATTCTGGGTGGCAATTACAAAAAAGGGTAATGGCGGGTAGTGGGTTGCGGCGCCGATGGTTACCTGCCGTTCAGCCATTACCTCAAGGAGGGCGGATTGAACTTTTGGAGTGGTCCGGTTGATTTCATCGGCTAATACTACGTTTGCCAGTACCGGCCCGGGGATGAACCGGAAGGATCGGCTTTCGGGATCGAATACGTCCACCCCGGTAATATCATAAGGAAGCAGATCCGGGGTAAACTGGATCCGTTTAAAAAGCAGGGGGTTTCCGTCTTCCCCGGCAATCAGTTTTGCCACGGTCTTTGCCACCGTGGTTTTTCCCAGCCCGGGGTTATCTTCGATGAGCACATGCCCTTTGGCGAGAATTGCGGCGGTAAGCAGTTCCAGAAATTCCCGCTTTCCCAGGATTATTCGCTGGATTCCCGTAATCAGGGTTTCCGCCGCCTCTTCAGGTTTCATATCAAATCAGCATAACATAGGCGGGGTATTAATTGGAAGGAGGGAGGACAGAAAATAATATCGGAGTTTTT includes:
- a CDS encoding DUF58 domain-containing protein, which encodes MHESTGSRPSDLGIFLFILTILALGAGALRKELALTLVGGVFLVVLAFSVIAALILGGIHSKRARLLSSRFLNRNIPAGKNAEVILNRDKAGKGRFFRLPGILIRYEIRLTTRDGREIRHLFDPDGKEEASYSFPVPERGAYYGEADRFFIGDILGLFRFYLPLPSDSWSADKSPRILALPQAAAEPIPVYILSGGESQRQNVRYQRTDNLIDHRPYVPGDDPRRINWKLYGHAPSNELFVREGEPEPPPHSRLIVLVDTLTDPALYSPAAGRRSVDLLCENALAIALEYQHRGMELSIGYTGGSSITEGTGAELAEALAYPAAQLLTKFPAQSAQTELPASPTDRGILILALPRTTTEGALDRFLKKQTVDLAFLYEDDRLEEAAQTCVRLYSQRAGVHVRQIRLGT
- a CDS encoding AAA family ATPase, with translation MKPEEAAETLITGIQRIILGKREFLELLTAAILAKGHVLIEDNPGLGKTTVAKTVAKLIAGEDGNPLLFKRIQFTPDLLPYDITGVDVFDPESRSFRFIPGPVLANVVLADEINRTTPKVQSALLEVMAERQVTIGAATHYPPLPFFVIATQNPIESEGTFPLPAAQLDRFMMRLSLGYPDREAELSILEENPSETTLNELEPVLTIEDFLAAQAAAAAIFCHPSLKEAIADIVRDTRTHRSFLLGASPRAAIQLLGAVKALALVRGRDYVIDEDLTVLAAPTLAHRLKLRDPRSQGEKLIREICLARIDRIKTV